From Novosphingobium resinovorum, the proteins below share one genomic window:
- a CDS encoding M23 family metallopeptidase codes for MTRRVKGLVSLAVIAAAAAVSLPLVALRAAQRVAPVAPAAPPRPVTLPFVGELTQGGWLRGTLPGGVRSLSLDGNPVKVAPDGGWFVAFDRDAGAQAVLRISYSNGTLGEQRLSVAPRAWQIENVNIPRKPGGPSEAFMALRRPELARIEAARALVNDAQGWRQRFVWPIKARISGRFGSQRIYRGEPGAYHSGLDLAPGGSGATFVAPADGVVILAADKPFTLEGNLLMLDHGMGLNSAFLHCSQILVKEGEHVRQGQVIGRIGMTGRATGPHLHWSIKWNDARLDPLLFLPAN; via the coding sequence ATGACGCGCCGCGTGAAGGGGCTCGTATCGCTGGCGGTGATCGCGGCCGCTGCGGCCGTGTCGCTGCCGCTTGTGGCCCTGCGCGCCGCGCAACGCGTCGCCCCGGTGGCCCCGGCCGCACCGCCGCGACCCGTGACGCTCCCTTTCGTTGGCGAGTTAACGCAAGGCGGCTGGCTGCGCGGGACTTTGCCCGGTGGAGTGCGCTCGCTCTCGCTGGATGGCAATCCAGTGAAGGTGGCGCCTGATGGCGGATGGTTCGTCGCCTTCGACCGCGATGCCGGGGCGCAGGCGGTGCTGCGCATATCCTATTCCAACGGCACGCTCGGTGAGCAGCGTCTCTCCGTCGCGCCGCGCGCGTGGCAGATCGAGAACGTCAATATCCCCCGCAAGCCCGGCGGCCCGTCCGAGGCGTTCATGGCGCTGCGTCGCCCCGAACTTGCGCGCATCGAGGCGGCGCGTGCCCTCGTCAATGACGCGCAGGGCTGGCGGCAGCGCTTCGTCTGGCCGATCAAGGCGCGCATTTCCGGCCGTTTCGGCTCGCAGCGCATCTATCGAGGTGAGCCGGGAGCGTACCATTCCGGGCTGGACCTCGCACCCGGCGGCAGCGGCGCTACCTTCGTCGCTCCGGCCGATGGCGTGGTCATCCTCGCGGCGGACAAGCCCTTCACGCTGGAAGGCAACCTGCTGATGCTGGACCACGGCATGGGCCTCAACAGCGCATTCCTGCATTGCTCGCAAATCCTTGTGAAAGAAGGCGAGCACGTGCGGCAGGGCCAGGTCATCGGCCGGATCGGCATGACCGGACGGGCCACCGGGCCGCACCTGCACTGGTCGATCAAGTGGAATGACGCGCGGCTCGATCCGCTGCTTTTCCTTCCCGCCAACTGA
- a CDS encoding sensor histidine kinase, translating to MSVLPIQPIPFFADKDRAFWRLQFIGWGGAMVLRTMSTLANNQSSASLVLVVIATITGFSVSLVLSVIYRALIKRRPIVTWGLTALMLPVAVALHAFIDAWVISLWRGEGDSFAQLFLGVFYFDATLLGAWTALYYMVNFYLQVEEQNDQLIRLETQATSAQLAMLRYQLNPHFLFNTLNSISTLVLLKQTEPANAMLSRLSSFLRYTLINKPSARVTVEQEVETLQLYLDIERMRFEERLRTTFTIDPATEAGLLPSLLLQPLVENAIKYAVSQQEAGAEITVATQLIGPMLRITVSDTGPGLQSPTTDNRLSGMTYDGGEPVSTGVGLSNIRDRLSQAYGENHRFETIEPLEGGFAVVIELPFERRETTEDMSEPARQPVQMAR from the coding sequence ATGAGCGTCCTGCCTATCCAGCCCATTCCCTTCTTCGCCGACAAGGACCGCGCGTTCTGGCGCCTGCAGTTCATCGGCTGGGGCGGCGCCATGGTGCTGCGCACGATGTCGACGCTGGCGAACAACCAGTCCTCGGCCTCGCTTGTCCTGGTCGTCATCGCCACGATCACGGGCTTCTCCGTCTCGCTGGTGCTCTCAGTGATCTATCGCGCGCTGATCAAGCGCCGGCCGATCGTCACCTGGGGCCTGACCGCGCTGATGCTGCCGGTCGCGGTGGCGCTGCACGCGTTCATAGACGCCTGGGTCATCTCGCTCTGGCGCGGCGAGGGGGACAGCTTCGCGCAGCTGTTCCTCGGCGTCTTCTACTTCGACGCGACGCTGCTGGGTGCGTGGACCGCCCTCTACTACATGGTGAACTTCTACCTGCAGGTGGAGGAGCAGAACGACCAGCTGATCCGGCTGGAGACCCAGGCCACCAGTGCCCAGCTGGCGATGCTGCGCTACCAGCTCAACCCGCACTTCCTGTTCAACACGCTGAACTCGATCTCGACGCTGGTGCTGCTGAAGCAGACAGAGCCCGCCAACGCGATGCTCAGCCGCCTGTCCTCGTTTTTGCGCTATACGCTCATCAACAAGCCCTCCGCACGCGTCACCGTGGAGCAGGAGGTCGAGACCCTTCAGCTCTACCTCGACATCGAGCGCATGCGCTTCGAGGAACGGCTGCGCACCACCTTCACCATCGATCCCGCCACCGAAGCCGGGTTGCTGCCCTCGCTGCTGCTCCAGCCGTTGGTCGAGAACGCCATCAAGTACGCCGTCAGCCAGCAGGAAGCCGGGGCCGAGATCACCGTCGCCACGCAACTCATCGGGCCGATGCTTCGCATCACCGTCTCGGACACCGGGCCGGGCTTGCAAAGTCCCACGACCGACAACAGGCTATCGGGCATGACCTACGATGGAGGGGAGCCGGTTTCCACCGGCGTGGGATTGTCCAACATCCGCGACCGCCTGTCGCAGGCCTATGGCGAGAACCACCGTTTTGAAACGATCGAACCGCTGGAAGGCGGCTTCGCAGTCGTGATAGAACTCCCTTTCGAGCGCCGCGAAACCACCGAGGACATGTCCGAACCCGCGCGTCAGCCCGTTCAGATGGCGCGATGA
- a CDS encoding nucleoside deaminase has protein sequence MTRWPLPEPMALALQEAQAAADSGEVPIGAVIVKDGRVIATGRNAPRERHDPTSHAEIEAIRAAARLLGNERLEGCELWVTLEPCAMCAGAIAHARIGRVYYAASDPKGGAVEHGARVFEHPQCLHRPEVYAGIGEAQAAQMLRGFFQAKR, from the coding sequence ATGACTCGCTGGCCTCTTCCCGAACCCATGGCGCTTGCCCTGCAGGAGGCGCAGGCCGCCGCCGATTCCGGCGAAGTGCCCATCGGCGCGGTGATCGTCAAGGATGGCCGTGTAATCGCCACCGGCCGCAACGCCCCGCGCGAACGCCACGACCCTACCAGCCACGCCGAGATCGAGGCGATTCGCGCGGCTGCCCGGCTTCTCGGTAACGAACGGCTGGAGGGTTGCGAGCTGTGGGTGACGCTGGAGCCTTGCGCGATGTGCGCAGGCGCCATTGCCCATGCGCGAATCGGGCGGGTCTATTACGCGGCCTCCGATCCCAAGGGCGGCGCGGTGGAGCATGGCGCGCGGGTCTTCGAACATCCGCAGTGCCTGCACCGGCCCGAGGTCTATGCGGGGATCGGCGAGGCGCAGGCGGCGCAAATGCTGCGCGGGTTCTTCCAGGCCAAACGATAA
- a CDS encoding esterase-like activity of phytase family protein, producing MRRSIALLLVVSPLLWITWGRSPRHESPKDLPVIDAVVPEDLPDRRKLAEYLGPFKLEGAWQIKSRHTMVFGYSALVPEPDGRLTAFNDSGDILRFAPPGVPGLPPRPNWIRFERKAATKAARDVESATRDPASGGYWLGLEGRNSIVKVDGKFRATGEVTPPAMSGWGVNTGPEALARLKDGRFVTIREVTPSWRESRLHDALIFSGDPISHPHPQRFRFDGPDNFSVVDMAVLPDGRALILMRRLLWPMPMRFVGRIVIADTARIRPGNVWHSAPLASLASVLPVDNFEAIAAVPRADGRITVWLMSDDNAMRVLQRTLLWKLSVDPKQLPWPK from the coding sequence GTGCGCCGCAGCATTGCTCTTCTCCTCGTCGTTTCACCGCTGCTCTGGATCACGTGGGGGCGGTCGCCTCGCCACGAGTCGCCCAAGGATCTGCCGGTCATCGATGCCGTCGTGCCGGAAGACCTGCCCGATCGACGAAAGCTGGCCGAGTATCTTGGACCGTTCAAGTTGGAGGGGGCGTGGCAGATCAAGTCGAGGCACACGATGGTGTTCGGCTATTCTGCGCTGGTCCCGGAGCCCGACGGCAGACTGACGGCGTTCAATGATTCGGGCGATATCCTGCGCTTTGCGCCTCCCGGCGTTCCCGGCCTGCCACCACGGCCCAATTGGATCCGTTTTGAACGCAAGGCGGCGACCAAGGCCGCTCGCGACGTCGAGTCGGCGACGCGCGATCCCGCTTCGGGCGGTTACTGGCTGGGTCTTGAGGGCCGGAACTCGATTGTGAAGGTAGACGGCAAGTTCAGGGCGACCGGGGAAGTCACGCCCCCGGCCATGAGCGGCTGGGGCGTCAATACCGGCCCCGAAGCGCTGGCGCGCCTGAAGGACGGCCGCTTCGTGACGATACGCGAGGTTACACCTTCCTGGCGCGAATCGCGTCTTCACGACGCGCTGATATTCTCGGGCGACCCCATCAGCCATCCGCACCCCCAGCGGTTCCGCTTCGACGGCCCGGACAATTTTTCGGTCGTGGACATGGCGGTATTGCCTGACGGGCGCGCGTTGATCCTGATGCGGCGTCTGCTTTGGCCGATGCCCATGCGATTTGTCGGGCGGATCGTCATTGCCGATACCGCGCGGATCAGGCCGGGCAACGTCTGGCACTCGGCGCCATTGGCCTCGCTCGCCTCTGTCCTGCCGGTCGATAATTTCGAGGCGATTGCGGCGGTGCCGCGGGCGGATGGACGAATCACCGTATGGCTGATGTCGGACGACAACGCGATGCGGGTGCTCCAGCGTACCCTGCTGTGGAAGCTCTCGGTCGATCCGAAGCAGTTGCCCTGGCCTAAATAG
- a CDS encoding ribonuclease T2 family protein: MLPAPALAQAYQCSVPRQIAPVRPLTPDGPVRRTAIAGYTLSASWSPDYCKTSGDTRSMQCNRASGRFGFILHGLWPEAARGPSPQWCGAQTVPSPQVLRENLCMTPSPGLLAHEWAKHGSCMVASPQKYFRVSAILWRSIHWPDADRLSRKRDLTVGDLREEFVAANRGWPREAVGIQISRTGWLREVQLCYGKDFRPARCEARQFGPSDSTPLKIWRGL; the protein is encoded by the coding sequence GTGCTTCCGGCTCCGGCGCTGGCACAGGCCTACCAATGCTCCGTACCGCGCCAGATCGCGCCGGTAAGGCCGCTGACACCCGACGGCCCGGTACGGCGCACGGCGATCGCGGGCTACACGCTGTCCGCCAGTTGGTCCCCCGACTACTGCAAGACCAGCGGCGATACCCGCTCGATGCAGTGCAACCGCGCCAGTGGCCGCTTCGGCTTCATCCTGCATGGCCTGTGGCCCGAAGCGGCGCGTGGCCCCTCGCCGCAGTGGTGCGGCGCGCAGACCGTGCCCTCGCCGCAGGTCCTGCGCGAGAACCTGTGCATGACGCCCTCGCCCGGCCTGCTCGCGCATGAGTGGGCCAAGCACGGCAGTTGCATGGTCGCCAGCCCGCAGAAGTATTTCCGCGTCAGTGCGATCCTGTGGCGCTCGATCCACTGGCCCGACGCCGATCGCCTTTCCCGCAAGCGCGACCTCACGGTGGGCGATCTGCGCGAGGAATTCGTCGCGGCGAATCGGGGCTGGCCGCGCGAGGCCGTGGGCATCCAGATCAGTCGCACCGGATGGCTGCGCGAGGTTCAGCTTTGCTACGGCAAGGACTTCCGCCCTGCGCGGTGCGAGGCGCGCCAGTTTGGCCCGAGCGATTCGACACCGCTGAAGATCTGGCGCGGGTTATAA
- a CDS encoding DUF2093 domain-containing protein: protein MLMSSADRPAKLAYGPNGFRVLSPGHYVTCAVTGEQISLETLRYWSVERQEAYATAEIATKRLLGQV, encoded by the coding sequence ATGTTGATGTCCTCCGCAGACCGCCCCGCCAAGCTCGCTTACGGCCCGAACGGCTTTCGCGTGCTCAGCCCGGGCCACTACGTCACGTGCGCCGTAACCGGCGAGCAGATTTCGCTCGAAACCCTCCGTTACTGGAGCGTCGAGCGCCAGGAAGCCTACGCGACCGCCGAGATCGCGACGAAACGTCTCCTCGGACAGGTCTGA
- the purD gene encoding phosphoribosylamine--glycine ligase, with protein sequence MNILLLGSGGREHALAWKLAQSPRCDTLWAAPGNPGISSLATCIDLDATDHAAVLAFCEANVIGLVVIGPEAPLVDGLADSLRGEGFAVFGPGKAAAQLEGSKGFTKDLCARANIPTGGYERVSSEASAMAALAKFGAPVVIKADGLAAGKGVTVAMTMDEAEAAVRDIFAGRFGEAGAEAVIEEFLEGEEASFFALTDGSTIVPFASAQDHKRVGDGDTGPNTGGMGAYSPAKVLTPELQAEAMTKIIAPTVRTLANEGMPYSGVLFLGLMLTAKGPQLIEYNCRFGDPECQVIMMRLESDLVELLHACAENRLAAIEPPRFSDDVALTVVMAADGYPGTPAKGGAIRNVAEAEAEGAKVFHAGTALKDGELVASGGRVLAVTARAGSVTEAQAKAYAAVDVIDFPTGFTRRDIGWREVAREKSHA encoded by the coding sequence ATGAACATCCTGCTACTGGGCTCGGGCGGCCGCGAACATGCGCTGGCCTGGAAGCTGGCGCAATCCCCGCGCTGCGATACCCTGTGGGCCGCCCCCGGCAACCCCGGCATTTCTAGCCTCGCGACGTGCATCGACCTCGACGCGACCGACCACGCCGCCGTGCTGGCCTTCTGCGAGGCGAACGTGATCGGCCTCGTCGTCATTGGCCCCGAGGCGCCGCTGGTGGACGGCCTTGCCGACTCGCTGCGGGGTGAGGGCTTCGCGGTGTTCGGCCCCGGCAAGGCAGCGGCGCAGCTCGAAGGCTCCAAGGGCTTCACCAAGGACTTGTGCGCCCGCGCGAACATCCCGACCGGCGGCTACGAGCGCGTTTCTTCCGAAGCCAGCGCCATGGCCGCACTGGCGAAGTTCGGCGCCCCGGTCGTCATCAAGGCCGATGGCCTTGCAGCGGGCAAGGGCGTCACCGTGGCGATGACCATGGACGAGGCAGAAGCCGCCGTGCGCGACATCTTCGCCGGGCGCTTCGGTGAAGCGGGCGCGGAAGCGGTGATCGAGGAATTCCTCGAAGGCGAGGAGGCCAGCTTCTTCGCGCTGACCGACGGCTCCACCATCGTCCCCTTCGCCTCGGCGCAGGACCACAAGCGCGTCGGCGACGGCGATACCGGCCCCAACACCGGCGGCATGGGCGCCTACAGCCCGGCCAAGGTGCTCACCCCCGAACTGCAGGCCGAGGCGATGACGAAGATCATCGCGCCGACCGTGCGCACCCTCGCCAACGAGGGCATGCCCTATTCCGGCGTGCTGTTCCTCGGCCTGATGCTGACCGCCAAGGGCCCGCAGCTGATCGAGTACAACTGCCGCTTCGGCGACCCGGAATGCCAGGTCATCATGATGCGGCTCGAATCGGACCTCGTCGAACTGCTCCACGCCTGCGCCGAGAACCGCCTTGCCGCGATCGAGCCGCCGCGCTTCTCGGACGACGTCGCGCTGACGGTGGTGATGGCCGCCGACGGCTATCCCGGCACCCCGGCCAAGGGCGGCGCGATCCGCAACGTGGCCGAAGCCGAGGCGGAGGGCGCCAAAGTCTTCCACGCGGGCACCGCGCTGAAGGACGGCGAACTGGTCGCCAGCGGCGGGCGCGTGCTGGCAGTCACCGCCCGTGCGGGCAGCGTGACCGAGGCGCAGGCCAAGGCGTATGCTGCCGTCGATGTCATCGACTTCCCCACCGGCTTCACCCGCCGCGACATCGGCTGGCGCGAAGTGGCGCGCGAAAAGAGCCATGCTTAA
- the nadC gene encoding carboxylating nicotinate-nucleotide diphosphorylase, protein MTQFSLPAFDLTAFVTATLAEDLGEGLPGGGRDVTSESVIDADARFSGVMDSRDPITVAGLPIAAAFFRQLDPAMEIEILIEEGAQVAPGTQLMRLTGNARAMLTGERSALNTVQHLSGIATMTREYVDAMAGHATLLDTRKTIPGLRHLEKYATRMGGAQNHRMGLWDAAMIKDNHVLVAGGVGPAVARAKAAGVAQIICEVDHLDQIEPAIAAGAHHLLLDNMKPDVLREAVAVVAGRVPTEASGGVNLGTIGAIAASGVTYVSVGRLTQSAPAADIGLDFTPL, encoded by the coding sequence ATGACCCAGTTCTCGCTTCCGGCTTTCGACCTCACCGCATTCGTCACCGCCACTTTGGCCGAAGACCTTGGCGAAGGTCTTCCCGGCGGCGGCCGTGACGTCACTTCGGAAAGCGTGATCGACGCCGACGCGAGGTTCTCCGGCGTTATGGATTCGCGCGATCCGATCACCGTCGCGGGCCTGCCGATCGCGGCGGCGTTCTTCCGCCAGCTCGACCCGGCGATGGAGATCGAGATACTCATCGAGGAAGGCGCGCAGGTCGCTCCCGGAACGCAGCTGATGCGCCTGACCGGCAATGCCCGCGCCATGCTGACGGGGGAGCGCAGCGCCCTCAACACCGTGCAGCACCTGTCGGGCATCGCCACGATGACCCGCGAGTACGTGGACGCCATGGCCGGGCACGCGACCCTGCTCGACACCCGCAAGACGATCCCCGGCCTGCGCCATTTGGAGAAGTACGCAACCCGCATGGGCGGCGCGCAGAACCACCGCATGGGCCTGTGGGACGCGGCGATGATCAAGGACAATCACGTCCTTGTCGCCGGCGGTGTCGGCCCGGCGGTGGCCCGGGCGAAGGCGGCGGGCGTGGCGCAGATCATCTGCGAGGTCGATCACCTCGACCAGATCGAACCGGCCATCGCGGCGGGCGCCCATCACCTGCTGCTCGACAACATGAAACCGGACGTGCTGCGCGAGGCCGTCGCGGTGGTAGCGGGCCGGGTGCCGACCGAGGCTTCGGGCGGCGTCAACCTGGGGACCATCGGCGCCATCGCCGCCAGCGGCGTCACGTACGTCTCGGTGGGGCGCCTGACGCAGAGCGCCCCGGCCGCCGATATCGGGCTGGACTTCACGCCGCTGTGA
- a CDS encoding adenosine kinase yields the protein MTQPRLDVIAIGNAIIDVIGNCSDAQIEELGLVRGGMQLIDGDQARTLYDAMGPAREVSGGSAANTLAGLAALGAKCGFIGQVADDQLGEVFTHDIRAGGIEFEVPARAGETPTARCLIFVTADGQRTMNTFLGASHLLSADMVADETIAEAAVLYLEGYLWDPVEPRAAMRKAIAAARAAGRKIAFTPSESFIIDMHRGDFLSLIDDGLIDLLFCNETELATLTGLSSFEDGIAMLAAKVSVLVVTKGAEGAVALSGGERAQVAAQPIERVVDTTGAGDLFAAGFLYGHVCGKGLEESLKMGAICASEIISHYGARPECDLADFVAARM from the coding sequence ATGACGCAACCCCGTCTGGACGTCATCGCCATCGGCAACGCCATCATCGACGTCATCGGCAACTGCTCGGACGCGCAGATCGAGGAACTCGGCCTGGTGCGCGGCGGCATGCAGCTGATCGACGGCGATCAGGCCCGCACCCTCTACGACGCGATGGGCCCGGCCCGCGAAGTCTCGGGCGGGTCGGCCGCCAACACGCTGGCGGGCCTCGCCGCGCTGGGCGCCAAGTGCGGCTTCATCGGTCAGGTCGCCGACGACCAGCTGGGCGAGGTCTTCACCCACGACATCCGCGCCGGTGGCATCGAGTTCGAGGTTCCCGCCCGCGCCGGTGAGACGCCGACCGCGCGTTGCCTGATCTTCGTCACCGCCGATGGCCAGCGCACGATGAACACCTTCCTCGGCGCCTCGCACCTGCTGTCCGCCGACATGGTGGCCGATGAAACGATCGCCGAGGCGGCCGTGCTCTACCTCGAAGGCTACCTGTGGGATCCGGTGGAGCCGCGCGCGGCGATGCGCAAGGCGATCGCGGCGGCCCGCGCCGCCGGCCGCAAGATCGCCTTCACGCCGTCGGAATCGTTCATCATCGACATGCACCGCGGCGATTTCCTGTCGCTGATCGACGATGGCCTGATCGACCTCCTCTTCTGCAACGAGACCGAACTGGCGACACTGACCGGCCTGTCTTCGTTCGAGGACGGCATCGCGATGCTGGCGGCCAAGGTCTCGGTGCTGGTCGTGACCAAGGGCGCCGAGGGCGCCGTGGCGCTCTCGGGCGGCGAGCGGGCACAAGTCGCCGCGCAGCCGATCGAGCGCGTGGTCGACACCACCGGCGCCGGCGATCTGTTCGCGGCGGGCTTCCTCTACGGCCACGTGTGCGGCAAGGGGCTTGAGGAAAGCCTCAAGATGGGCGCAATCTGCGCGAGCGAGATCATCTCGCACTACGGCGCGCGTCCTGAGTGTGACCTCGCGGACTTCGTCGCTGCACGTATGTAA
- the rpmB gene encoding 50S ribosomal protein L28, with product MSRICELTGKGRQVGCNVSHANNKTKRVFLPNLQNVTLMSEGLDRSFKFRVSTHGLRSVEHNGGLDNWLLKTSDAKLSPRAAKVKRDLKKTQAA from the coding sequence ATGTCCCGCATCTGCGAACTGACTGGCAAGGGCCGCCAGGTTGGCTGCAACGTCAGCCACGCGAACAACAAGACCAAGCGCGTCTTCCTGCCCAACCTCCAGAACGTCACCCTGATGTCGGAAGGTCTGGACCGCAGCTTCAAGTTCCGCGTCTCGACGCACGGCCTGCGTTCGGTCGAGCACAACGGCGGCCTCGACAACTGGCTGCTGAAGACCTCGGACGCCAAGCTGTCGCCGCGCGCCGCCAAGGTGAAGCGCGACCTCAAGAAGACCCAGGCCGCCTGA
- a CDS encoding LytR/AlgR family response regulator transcription factor: MTIRTILVDDEKLAIQGLQLRLEKYPDVEIIDTCANGREAIRKIKTEKPDLVFLDIQMPGFDGFSVVKGVMEIEPPLFVFVTAYQEHAVRAFEANAVNYLMKPVDESKLDDTLARVRQRLSEKRSSEEAEKLKTVLAEVAPDAVDHMPEETDPNSDRYEKLINIKDRGQIFRIDVDSIEHIEAAGDYMCIRTADNSLILRETMKDLERRLDPRVFQRVHRSTIVNLNQVRQVKPHTNGECFLVLDSGAQVKVSRSYRDVIARFVH, from the coding sequence ATGACCATTCGCACGATTCTCGTCGACGATGAGAAACTCGCAATTCAGGGCCTGCAACTGCGGCTCGAAAAGTACCCCGACGTCGAGATCATCGACACTTGCGCGAACGGGCGCGAGGCGATCCGCAAGATCAAGACGGAAAAGCCCGACCTCGTCTTCCTCGACATCCAGATGCCCGGCTTCGACGGCTTTTCCGTCGTCAAGGGCGTGATGGAGATCGAACCGCCGCTGTTCGTCTTCGTCACCGCCTACCAGGAACACGCCGTCCGCGCCTTCGAGGCGAACGCGGTGAACTACCTGATGAAGCCGGTGGACGAGAGCAAGCTGGACGACACCCTCGCCCGCGTGCGCCAGCGCCTGTCCGAGAAGCGCAGTTCCGAAGAAGCGGAGAAGCTCAAGACGGTCCTCGCCGAAGTCGCCCCCGACGCGGTGGATCACATGCCCGAGGAGACGGACCCGAACTCGGACCGCTACGAAAAGCTCATCAATATCAAGGACCGCGGCCAGATTTTCCGGATCGACGTCGACTCGATCGAGCACATCGAGGCTGCCGGCGACTACATGTGCATCCGCACCGCCGACAACTCGCTGATCCTGCGCGAGACGATGAAGGACCTCGAACGCCGCCTCGACCCGCGCGTGTTCCAGCGCGTGCATCGCTCGACGATCGTGAATCTCAATCAGGTGCGTCAGGTGAAGCCGCATACGAACGGCGAATGCTTCCTCGTGCTCGATTCGGGCGCGCAGGTGAAGGTTTCGCGTTCATATCGGGACGTAATCGCGCGGTTCGTTCACTAA
- the xseA gene encoding exodeoxyribonuclease VII large subunit, translated as MPSDQFYDDDYNDGRSGGLVAKESAGDNAAPLSISEISNLLKRTVEDRFGFVRLRGELSGVKRAASGHFYCALKDDKAVIDGVMWKGGAQRLAFRPEDGVEVIATGKLTTYPGRSKYQIVIETMEIAGEGALLALLEKLRARLAAEGLFAPERKRGLPYLPQVIGVVTSPTGAVIRDILHRLADRFPSRVLVWPVLVQGEGAAAQVANAVRGFSAIQPGGPVPRPDLVIVARGGGSIEDLWSFNEEIVVRAVADSTIPVISAVGHETDTTLCDHAADRRAPTPTAAAEMAVPVRAELVNQIDEMGLRMRRCALRPVTLGRERLDARVQRLPKPEAILAAKAQKLDELSERLRRGLQDRATAKGRSLQQVAGRLSLPLLRHRVQVCDERLARIGLTPRLLERRWMLARDALAPVNRVLPQLDPRLPLQRGYALVKSSSGAALTTREAALREGSLVIEFRDGELPVTTGEGTEAATPRPAPAKPARQSSSPPRQGDLF; from the coding sequence GTGCCTTCCGATCAATTCTACGACGATGATTACAATGACGGTCGTTCGGGGGGGCTGGTAGCGAAGGAGTCGGCCGGGGACAACGCCGCGCCGCTCTCGATCAGCGAGATTTCGAATCTCCTCAAGCGCACGGTGGAGGACCGCTTCGGCTTCGTGCGCCTGCGCGGCGAACTGTCGGGCGTGAAGCGCGCGGCCTCCGGGCACTTCTACTGCGCGCTCAAGGACGACAAGGCGGTGATCGACGGGGTGATGTGGAAAGGCGGCGCCCAGCGCCTTGCCTTCCGCCCCGAGGACGGCGTCGAGGTCATCGCCACCGGCAAGCTGACGACCTATCCGGGTCGCTCGAAGTACCAGATCGTGATAGAGACGATGGAGATCGCGGGCGAAGGCGCGCTGCTGGCGCTGCTCGAAAAACTGCGCGCCCGCCTCGCCGCCGAGGGCCTGTTCGCGCCCGAGCGCAAGCGCGGGCTGCCCTACCTGCCGCAAGTGATCGGCGTGGTGACCTCGCCCACCGGCGCGGTGATCCGCGACATCCTCCACCGCCTTGCCGACCGCTTCCCCAGCCGGGTGCTGGTCTGGCCGGTGCTGGTGCAGGGCGAGGGCGCGGCGGCGCAAGTGGCGAACGCGGTGCGCGGCTTCTCGGCCATCCAGCCCGGCGGTCCGGTTCCCCGCCCCGACCTCGTGATCGTCGCGCGCGGCGGTGGTTCGATCGAGGACTTGTGGAGCTTCAACGAGGAGATCGTCGTGCGCGCCGTCGCCGATTCGACGATCCCCGTGATCTCGGCGGTCGGGCACGAGACCGACACCACCTTGTGCGACCATGCTGCCGACCGCCGCGCACCGACGCCCACCGCTGCAGCGGAAATGGCAGTGCCGGTGCGTGCCGAACTGGTGAACCAGATCGACGAGATGGGCTTGCGGATGCGCCGCTGCGCGCTGCGTCCGGTTACGCTGGGGCGCGAACGGTTGGACGCGCGCGTCCAGCGCCTGCCCAAGCCCGAGGCGATCCTCGCCGCCAAGGCGCAGAAACTGGACGAACTCTCCGAGCGTCTGCGCCGGGGCCTGCAGGACCGCGCCACCGCCAAGGGGCGTTCGCTACAGCAGGTCGCGGGCCGTCTCTCGCTGCCGCTGCTGCGCCACCGCGTGCAGGTCTGCGACGAGCGGCTGGCGCGCATCGGCCTGACCCCGCGCCTGCTCGAACGGCGCTGGATGCTGGCGCGCGATGCGCTGGCGCCGGTCAACCGGGTGCTGCCACAGCTTGACCCGCGCCTGCCGCTGCAGCGCGGTTACGCGCTGGTGAAGTCCTCTTCGGGCGCCGCGCTGACCACACGCGAAGCGGCGCTGCGCGAGGGCAGTCTGGTGATAGAATTCCGTGACGGCGAACTGCCGGTCACCACGGGAGAGGGCACCGAGGCCGCCACGCCGCGGCCAGCACCGGCCAAGCCCGCGCGACAGTCTTCAAGCCCTCCACGACAGGGCGATTTGTTCTGA